A genome region from Nicotiana tabacum cultivar K326 chromosome 13, ASM71507v2, whole genome shotgun sequence includes the following:
- the LOC107799341 gene encoding ATP-dependent RNA helicase DEAH11, chloroplastic-like — MQRRISPSPAVNQPRYGFHRNQPMSYRFDRPPEKPIQKPPNFIVQLCSTHRVLTRPQLNSLISKLPFTPQNSFVFSSGFVVGTLLYEQWNQALDVTVELWKLKLKSEHFYTPFVKENIEVSSDKEELNNSLKGVFLDHLYGILDGVLVQIWEQKLGFLMNEIDGVSSLLRKHNRIGVYGELCKKRKGLEAERDLIKLRIDEFKNGIKCIIQYLEEGGKGFVENEEGFRVLKFGGEEFDWDRIHCLMMRECRRLDDGLPIFAFRQQILKQIHCQQVTVLVGETGSGKSTQLVQFLADSGIAGNGSMICTQPRKLAANSLARRVREESQGCYDDNSVTCNPSYSSCQQFDSKIIFMTDHCLLQHYMGDKTLSKISCIIVDEAHERSLNTDLLLALIKNLLHRRFDLRLIIMSATVDADQLADYFFGCGTFHVAGRTFPVDIKYVPCESDVHPAVGAIASYVHDVIKMVTEIHRTEGEGAILAFLTSQSEVEWACDKFQAPLAIVLPLHGKLSYDDQNRVFLSYPGRRKVIFTTNLAETSLTIPGVKYVVDSGVVKESRFEPGTGMNVLRICSVSQSSANQRAGRAGRTEPGKCYRLYSQSDFEGMPCHQEPEIRKVHLGVAVLRILALGIKNVQDFDFVDAPSPKAIEMATRNLVQLGAVTQRDDDTYVLTAEGRKLVKLGIEPRLGKMILGCFDQRMGREGVVLAAVMANSSSIFCRVGSEGDKLKSDRLKVQFCHPNGDLFTLLSVYREWEAVPREKKNSWCWDNSINAKSMRRCQETVQELEACLQNELNMIIASYWQWDPQVYTKHDEVLQSIILSSLAENVAMYSGYDQLGYEVALTGKCVQLHPACSLLNFAQRPRWVVFGQVLASTYEYLVCVTSFEFSSLYSLNPVPLFDFLKMDAQKLEKKVLTGFGVMLLKRFCGKSNCNINNLVTSIRTTYVDERIGIQVNVDDNEVLLYASSRDMKSVTCCVNDALEYESKLLQNECLEKCLFSGGSAASASIALFGAGAMIKHLELEKRCLTVDIFHSNGNAIDDKELLMFLEKFTSGSICAVYKSSGMGQDSEENKWGRVTFLTPDAAKQAAFLDQVEFNGGFLKVVSSRSSMHGSDQKMFRSALRAKVQWPRKYSRGVAFLKCHPSDVAFMINDFSDLMIGERIIRCEPSNKYPDNLVISGIDKEISEAEILEVLRASTNRRVLDLFLVRGTAVEDPPVATCEEALRKVISPFMPNRIPYVNSVRVQVFQPEPKDAYTRAAITFDGSLHLEAAKALEQIDGKVLPGCLSWQKIRCQQLFHSSVSCPAPVYHVIRNQLDSLLASLRRRNGVECNLVRNDNGSYRVKISAIATKVVAEMRRPLEQLMKGKIVDHVDITPTVVQLLFSREGTNIMNRIQRETGTYILFDKHNLLVRIFGSSDNVDRAQQRLIDSLLALHESKQLEVHLRGQHLPPDLMKRVVQTFGPDLNGLKEKVPGAEFSLNTKRHCICINGSKDLKQKVEDLICEISQRSGPPTQTMGDEADCPVCLCELEDPYRLEACAHLFCRSCLLEQCESAIKSREGFPVCCMRQGCREPILLADLKSLLSSDKLEELFRASLGAFVAANGGTYRFCPSPDCPSIYRVADPGMVGEPFVCGACFVETCTRCHLEYHPYLSCEMYQEFKNDPDSSLKEWSKGKENVKKCPVCSFTIEKIDGCNHIECRCGKHVCWVCLEFFDSSENCYGHLRNIHLSIT; from the exons ATGCAAAGACGAATTTCTCCTTCACCGGCGGTGAACCAACCCCGTTATGGGTTTCACCGGAATCAGCCCATGAGTTACCGGTTCGACCGGCCACCGGAAAAACCGATACAAAAACCGCCCAATTTTATAGTCCAACTCTGTTCAACTCACAGGGTTCTCACCAGGCCACAACTAAACTCTCTAATTTCAAAATTACCATTCACTCCTCAAAACTCCTTTGTGTTTTCCTCCGGTTTCGTCGTCGGAACCCTACTGTATGAGCAGTGGAATCAAGCGTTAGACGTGACGGTTGAATTATGGAAGCTAAAGTTAAAAAGTGAGCATTTTTATACCCCATTTGTTAAAGAAAATATTGAGGTTTCATCTGATAAAGAGGAATTGAATAATAGTTTAAAGGGTGTTTTTTTAGACCATTTGTATGGGATTCTTGATGGGGTTTTAGTGCAAATATGGGAGCAAAAGTTGGGCTTTTTAATGAATGAAATTGATGGGGTTTCGAGTTTGTTAAGGAAACATAATAGGATTGGAGTTTATGGTGAGTTGTGTAAGAAAAGGAAGGGTCTTGAAGCTGAGAGGGATTTGATTAAATTAAGGATTGATGAATTTAAGAATGGAATTAAATGTATTATTCAATATTTAGAGGAGGGGGGAAAGGGTTTTGTTGAGAATGAGGAGGGTTTTAGGGTGTTAAAATTTGGCGGGGAAGAATTTGATTGGGATAGAATTCATTGTTTGATGATGAGAGAATGTAGAAGGCTTGATGATGGCTTACCTATTTTTGCTTTCAGGCAGCAGATTCTTAAGCAAATTCATTGCCAACAG GTGACGGTTTTGGTTGGAGAGACTGGATCAGGAAAGAGTACACAATTAGTGCAGTTCCTTGCTGATTCAGGAATAGCTGGCAATGGTTCTATGATTTGCACTCAGCCTCGGAAACTTGCTGCCAACTCTTTAGCAAGGAGGGTTAGAGAGGAAAGCCAGGGGTGTTATGATGATAATTCAGTTACCTGCAATCCATCATATTCGTCTTGTCAACAGTTTGATTCAAAGATAATTTTTATGACAGATCACTGCCTACTGCAGCACTATATGGGTGACAAGACTTTGTCCAAGATTTCATGTATCATAGTCGATGAGgcacatgaaagaagcctaaacACTGATCTTCTTTTAGCATTGATAAAGAACCTACTTCATCGGAGGTTTGATCTGAGGCTTATTATTATGTCTGCCACAGTTGATGCAGACCAGCTTGCAGATTACTTCTTTGGTTGTGGAACTTTCCATGTGGCGGGTAGAACTTTTCCGGTTGATATTAAGTATGTTCCCTGTGAATCTGATGTCCATCCTGCTGTAGGTGCAATTGCCTCTTATGTCCACGATGTTATCAAGATGGTGACCGAGATACATAGAACGGAGGGAGAGGGCGCTATTCTAGCCTTCTTGACATCTCAGAGTGAAGTTGAGTGGGCTTGTGACAAGTTTCAAGCACCTCTGGCCATTGTTTTACCTTTACATGGCAAATTATCTTATGATGACCAAAACCGAGTGTTTCTCTCCTATCCAGGGAGGAGAAAGGTAATATTCACCACAAATCTTGCCGAGACATCACTGACAATTCCCGGTGTCAAATATGTTGTTGATTCTGGTGTGGTTAAAGAAAGCAGGTTTGAACCTGGCACCGGCATGAATGTTCTCAGGATATGCAGTGTGAGCCAAAGTTCCGCTAATCAGAGAGCTGGTCGTGCCGGGAGAACTGAACCTGGAAAGTGTTACAGGCTGTACTCTCAAAGTGATTTTGAGGGAATGCCTTGTCATCAGGAACCTGAAATTCGCAAAGTTCATCTTGGTGTTGCAGTGCTGAGGATTCTTGCATTAGGTATCAAGAATGTGCAAGATTTTGATTTTGTTGATGCACCTAGCCCCAAAGCTATCGAGATGGCCACCCGAAATCTGGTTCAACTAGGAGCTGTTACACAAAGAGATGATGATACATATGTATTAACTGCAGAAGGACGAAAACTGGTCAAGTTGGGTATTGAACCTAGGTTGGGCAAAATGATCCTCGGTTGCTTTGATCAACGTATGGGTAGAGAAGGTGTTGTGCTTGCTGCTGTCATGGCAAATTCCAGCAGCATTTTCTGTAGGGTTGGTTCTGAAGGAGACAAGCTAAAATCTGATCGCCTTAAGGTGCAATTTTGCCATCCAAATGGTGACCTCTTTACTTTATTATCTGTTTACAGGGAATGGGAGGCTGTGCCTAGGGAAAAGAAGAATAGCTGGTGTTGGGATAATAGTATCAATGCCAAATCCATGAGGAGATGCCAGGAGACTGTGCAGGAACTGGAAGCCTGTCTTCAAAACGAACTAAATATGATCATTGCCAGTTACTGGCAATGGGATCCTCAAGTTTATACCAAGCATGACGAAGTTTTGCAGAGTATAATTCTTTCTTCCCTTGCGGAAAATGTTGCTATGTACTCAGGTTATGATCAGCTTGGTTATGAGGTTGCACTAACTGGGAAGTGTGTCCAACTACATCCTGCCTGTTCGCTTCTGAATTTTGCCCAACGGCCGCGTTGGGTAGTTTTCGGGCAAGTCCTTGCATCAACTTATGAATATCTGGTCTGTGTTACTTCATTTGAGTTCAGTTCTCTTTATAGCCTCAATCCTGTTCCTTTGTTTGATTTTCTGAAGATGGATGCCCAAAAGCTAGAAAAGAAGGTTTTGACAGGCTTCGGAGTCATGCTACTCAAAAGATTCTGTGGAAAATCTAACTGTAACATTAATAATCTTGTCACGAGCATCAGAACTACTTATGTGGATGAAAGGATAGGCATTCAAGTCAATGTTGATGACAATGAGGTTCTTTTATATGCTTCTTCAAGAGACATGAAGAGTGTTACCTGCTGTGTAAATGATGCCCTAGAATATGAAAGTAAGTTGTTGCAGAACGAATGTTTAGAGAAATGCCTATTCAGTGGAGGTTCGGCGGCTTCAGCTTCTATTGCCCTCTTTGGAGCTGGTGCTATGATAAAGCATTTGGAGCTTGAGAAGAGATGTTTGACTGTGGACATATTTCATTCAAATGGAAATGCGATTGATGATAAGGAATTGCTGATGTTTCTGGAGAAATTCACGTCTGGTAGTATTTGTGCGGTGTATAAGTCCTCTGGGATGGGCCAGGACAGCGAGGAGAACAAGTGGGGCAGAGTGACATTTCTTACCCCTGATGCTGCAAAACAAGCTGCATTCTTAGATCAAGTGGAATTCAATGGTGGCTTTCTGAAAGTAGTTTCGTCTAGGAGCAGCATGCATGGCAGTGATCAAAAGATGTTCCGGTCAGCTCTCAGAGCTAAAGTCCAATGGCCTCGTAAATACAGTAGAGGAGTAGCTTTTTTGAAATGCCACCCAAGTGATGTTGCATTTATGATAAATGACTTCTCTGACCTGATGATTGGTGAAAGAATTATCCGTTGTGAGCCAAGCAATAAGTACCCTGACAACTTGGTCATTTCTGGAATTGATAAGGAGATTTCTGAGGCAGAGATACTCGAGGTGTTGAGGGCATCAACAAATAGGAGAGTTCTGGATTTGTTCTTGGTGAGAGGAACTGCTGTAGAAGATCCTCCAGTAGCTACTTGTGAAGAAGCACTTAGGAAAGTAATATCTCCCTTCATGCCTAATAGGATTCCATATGTTAACTCTGTTCGCGTCCAGGTCTTCCAGCCGGAACCAAAGGATGCTTACACAAGAGCAGCTATCACTTTTGACGGAAGTCTTCATCTTGAAGCAGCCAAGGCTTTGGAGCAAATTGATGGCAAGGTATTGCCCGGATGCCTTTCCTGGCAGAAAATAAGATGTCAGCAACTATTTCACAGCTCTGTTTCCTGTCCTGCACCAGTTTATCATGTTATCAGGAACCAGCTGGATTCCTTACTTGCTAGCCTCCGACGAAGAAACG GCGTGGAATGCAACCTCGTGAGAAATGATAACGGTTCCTATAGAGTTAAGATATCTGCCATTGCTACAAAAGTTGTGGCAGAGATGAGAAGGCCATTGGAGCAACTTATGAAAGGCAAGATTGTAGATCACGTGGACATTACTCCAACAGTTGTTCAACTTCTCTTCTCTCGCGAAGGAACTAACATTATGAACAGGATTCAGCGGGAGACCGGAACCTATATTCTTTTTGACAAGCATAACCTACTTGTACGAATCTTTGGCTCTTCAGATAATGTTGATAGGGCGCAGCAGAGATTAATAGATTCCCTTCTGGCGCTACATGAAAGCAAGCAACTTGAAGTTCATCTTCGTGGACAACATTTGCCTCCTGACCTGATGAAAAGAGTTGTTCAGACGTTTGGACCAGATCTTAATGGCCTTAAAGAAAAGGTGCCTGGGGCAGAATTCTCTCTGAACACAAAGCGCCATTGCATCTGTATCAATGGTAGTAAAGACTTGAAGCAAAAAGTTGAGGACTTAATCTGTGAAATTTCTCAAAGAAGCGGTCCACCAACTCAAACGATGGGAGATGAGGCCGACTGTCCTGTTTGCTTGTGTGAACTGGAGGATCCTTATAGACTTGAAGCTTGTGCTCATTTATTCTGTCGGTCATGCTTGCTAGAGCAATGTGAGTCCGCGATCAAAAGCCGGGAAGGTTTCCCCGTCTGCTGTATGCGTCAAGGTTGTAGGGAACCCATTTTGCTTGCTGATTTGAAGTCGCTATTGTCGAGTGACAAGTTGGAGGAACTTTTCAGGGCGTCATTGGGGGCTTTTGTGGCAGCCAATGGGGGTACCTACCGCTTTTGCCCCTCACCCGACTGCCCTTCAATTTATCGTGTTGCGGATCCTGGTATGGTTGGTGAACCTTTTGTCTGTGGTGCATGCTTTGTGGAGACGTGTACTAGATGCCACCTCGAGTATCATCCATACCTTTCATGTGAGATGTACCAGGAGTTTAAAAATGACCCCGATTCCTCTCTAAAGGAATGGTCCAAGGGAAAAGAGAATGTCAAGAAATGTCCAGTTTGCAGCTTTACAATTGAGAAGATAGATGGCTGCAATCATATCGAGTGTAGGTGCGGGAAACATGTTTGCTGGGTTTGTTTGGAATTCTTCGACAGCAGTGAGAATTGCTATGGCCATTTGAGGAATATTCACCTGTCCATTACATGA
- the LOC107799338 gene encoding uncharacterized protein LOC107799338 produces the protein MAGWLMNNQKLSPTGLIKDEMTMNYMFGQKSSLDLMQNCDLPPPLTVFSGPDKTMLSPTNNVWRVEEEEDDHKEANIEPKQELGSDRIELLKALRRSQTRAREAERKYQELHKEKNALSNFLIEESARSLAYKNWIKVLEFQILQLKTQQQQQQQHVDRMHRTKEDEDKNAANGVTWFMAVALCLGIAAIGCRYLL, from the coding sequence ATGGCAGGTTGGTTGATGAATAACCAGAAATTAAGTCCTACGGGGTTGATCAAAGATGAGATGACTATGAATTACATGTTTGGCCAAAAATCTAGTCTTGATCTTATGCAAAATTGTGACTTGCCTCCACCTCTCACGGTATTTTCTGGCCCTGATAAAACAATGCTATCACCGACGAATAACGTATGGAgggtggaggaggaggaggatgatCACAAGGAGGCGAATATCGAGCCTAAACAAGAACTGGGGAGTGACAGAATCGAACTTCTAAAGGCGTTGAGACGATCACAAACACGAGCAAGAGAGGCAGAGAGGAAGTATCAAGAACTGCATAAAGAAAAAAATGCACTTTCGAATTTTCTGATAGAAGAATCAGCACGATCGCTTGCTTATAAGAACTGGAtcaaagttcttgagtttcaaaTCCTGCAGTTAAAAacacaacagcagcagcagcagcagcatgTTGATAGAATGCACAggacaaaagaagatgaagataagAATGCTGCAAATGGTGTAACATGGTTTATGGCTGTTGCATTATGTTTAGGCATAGCTGCAATTGGCTGCAGATACCTGCTTTAA